The Cellulomonas flavigena DSM 20109 DNA segment CGAGCGCGATCAGCACGGCCTGCACCGTCAGCGACGCGTGCTGCTGCGTGTACCGCAGCACGTCGGACCCGTTGCGCTCGAGGTAGTCCCACGAGAACCACGGGTTGGCGGCGGCCGCGAGGACCGGACCGGACGGCATGCGCCGAACCTACTGACGTGCACCGACACGCGCGCGGTGAGCTCCGGCGCGCGCACGTCGGTGGCGGCCGCTAGCGTCGCTGCCCGTGACGAGGTCAGCACCCGCCGTGCCCGGCGCTGCCGGGGTCGAGGACGCCGCGGCGATCCGCTTCGAGGCGGTGCGCAAGGAGTACGCGGGAGCGGTCGCCGTCGACGACCTCACGCTCGCGGTCCGGGCGCACGAGCTGCTCGTGCTCGTGGGGCCGTCGGGCTGCGGCAAGTCCACGACCCTGCGGATGGCGAACCGGCTGGTCGAGCCGACGTCCGGGCGCATCGTGCTGGGCGACGAGGACGTGACCGACGTCGACCCCGTCGCGCTGCGCCGCCGCATCGGCTACGTCATCCAGAACGTCGGGCTCTTCCCGCACCGCACCGTCGCGCAGAACGTCGGCACCGTCCCCGGGCTGCTCGGGTGGGACCGGCGCCGCACGCGCGCCCGCGTCCTGGAGCTGCTCGAGCTCGTGGGGCTCGACCCCGACCGGTACGCGCGGCGTTGGCCGCACGAGCTGTCGGGCGGCGAGCGGCAGCGCGTCGGTGTGGCGCGCGCTCTCGCGACGGACCCGCCCGTGCTGCTCATGGACGAGCCGTTCGGCGCGGTCGACCCCGTGGGGCGTGCCCGCCTGCAGCAGGAGTTCGCGCGGCTGCAGCGGGAGCTCGGCACGACCGTGATGATGGTGACGCACGACGTGGACGAGGCGGTGCGGATGGCGGACCGCGTGGTCGTGCTCAGCCGCGGTGCGCGCGTCGAGCAGCTCGCGCACCCCCTGGAGGTCGTGGCGCGCCCGGCGTCGGACCAGGTCGCGGACCTCGTCGGCCGCGGCCGCACCGCGCGGCTCCTGGCGCTCGGCCGGCTGGAGCCCGAGGACCTCGAGCCCCGGCACGACGCGCCCGCGCGGGCCGCCACGCCAGGCGACGGTGCGCCGGGCGACGCTGCGCCGGGCGACGGTGCGCCGGGCGACGGTGCGCCGGGCGACGCTGCGCCGGGCGACGGTGCGCCCCGCGGCGGTGCCGTGCGTCTGGGTGCCGAGCTGGGGGACGTCGTGGAGGCCCTCACCGCCGTCGCCGCCGGGCACGACGGGGCGCGCCTCGCGGTCCTCGACGACGCGGGCCGGCCGGTCGGGACGGCCACGGGCGACAGCGTCGTGCGCGCGCTGCGCCGGCTGACCGCGGCGGGCCGGGGCACCGACTGACGTCGGGCGACGCCCGACGCCGGGACGTCGCCGGGACGTCACACGACCGGAGCACGCTCGTCACACGCGCTGGGTACAGTGCAGGACGTGAGCGAACCGACCGCACGCCTTGCCCTCGCCACGTGCGCCCAGCTTCCCGAGCTCGACGCCGACGACCTCCCGCTGCGGGCGGCGCTGCACGAGCGCGGCGTCCCCACCGACGTGGTGGTGTGGGACGACCCGACCGTCGACTGGTCGGCGTACTCGCGCGTCCTCATCCGCTCGACGTGGGACTACACCGACCGGCCCACCCAGTTCTCCGACTGGACGCGGCGCGTCGAGCGCACCTCCACGCTGCTCAACCCCGCGGACGTCGTCGCGTGGAACATCGACAAGACGTACCTGCGGGACCTCGAGCAGCGCGGCATCCCGATCGTCCCGACGATCTGGCTCGACCCGGAGCGCAACCTCGACGCCCGCGCGATCCACACGCGGTTCCCGGCGTTCGGCGACTTCGTCATCAAGCCCACGGTCAGCGCGGGCTCGCGCGACACCGGCCGGTACGACGCGGGCGAGACCCCGTCCCGCTCGCTGGCCATCACGCACGCCAAGAACCTGCTCGCGGTCGGTCGCCGCGTCATGCTGCAGCGCTACCTCACGCAGGTCGACACCCAGGGCGAGAGCGCGCTGGTCTACGTCGACGGCGAGTTCAGCCACGCCGTGCGCAAGGAGCCGCTGCTCGAAGGGCCGTACCGGGCGGGGGAGACCGAGGGCGTGATGTTCCGCGAGCGCGTGCTCGCCGCGGGCGAGCCGACCGAGCGGGAGCGCGCGCTGGGGGACCTGGTGGTCGCCGAGCTCGGCAAGGTGTTCCCCGACCGCGCGCCGCTGCTGTACACGCGTGTCGACCTCATCCCGGACGACGAGGGTCAGCCGGTCGTCCTGGAGGTCGAGCTCGCCGAGCCTGCGCTGTTCTTCGAGCCCAGTCCCGGGGCCGTCGAGCGGTTCGCGGACGCCGTCGTCGCGCGGCTGTGACGCGTCTCGCACGCTGCGCCGCGCAGCGCGGCGGTCATGGGTGACGAAGCTCGCCGTCGCACCCGCTACACTCGTCGTCGGCCCGCTGCTCGCAGCGGTGCTGGTGCCCCGCATCGTGGGCACCGCGGTGGCTATAGCTCAGCCTGGTAGAGCACCTGGTTGTGGTCCAGGGGGTCGCGGGTTCAAGTCCCGTTAGCCACCCCAGCAGTCGCAGGGCGTCGACCTCGGTCGGCGCCCTGCGGCGTTCCCCGGGCCCGTGCCGCGGTCCGCGCCGTTCCGCGCGCCCCGGTGCGAGGCGCGCGGGGACGCTCAGGCGCCCGGCAGGAGCCCGCGCTTGACGCTCGTCGCGGCGACCTGGGCGGCGACCCTGCGCGCGTGCGCCGAGTCCGGACCCGGCGCGGCAGGCAGCAGCGCGGCCCGGTAGTAGCGCAGCTCGTCGATGCTCTCGAGGATGTCGGCCAGCGCGCGGTGGCCACCGTTCTTCTCCGGGGCGGCGAAGTACACGCGCGGGTACCAGCGGCGTGCGAGCTCCTTGATCGACGACACGTCGATGATCCGGTAGTGCAGGTGCCCGACGAGGCCGGGCATGTGGCGGTCGAGGAAGGCCTTGTCGGTACCGACCGAGTTGCCTGCCAGCGGGGCCTTGCCGACGTCCGGCACCCACGTGCGCACGTACTCCAGCACCTGCGCCTCGGCCTCCTCGAGCGTCACGCCGTGCTCGAGCTCGGGCAGCAACCCGGAGGTCGTGTGCATCGACCGGACGAAGTCGTTCATCTGCGCGAGCGCCTCGGCCGGCGGCGCGATGACGACGTCGACCCCGTCGCCCAGGACGTTGAGCTCGGAGTCGGTGACGACGGCGGCGACCTCGACGAGGGCGTCGTGCACGAGGTCGAGCCCGGTCATCTCGCAGTCCACCCACACGATGCGGTCGTTGCTCGCGTGCGCGCCGTGCGCGGGTGCGGGGGAGGTGGTCGGTGCGTCGTCGGCGGTGCTGGTCACGGCGACAGACTAGGACGCGTGCGCGTCATCGGCCGTCGCGGGCCGTGGGGCGGCGCGTCCCCGGCTCGTCGTGCGGTGGCGGCGGCGTCGGGTCGGGCAACGGTGGCAGCGTCGCGGCGAGCGCCGTCGCGACGACCACCACGAAGGCCGCAGCGGCGCCCAGCGCACGCGACGCCTGCCACGAGGTGCCGGCCCAGAGCGTCGCCCCCAGGACCACGCCGCCGGCCAGCGCGCCGAGCGCCAGGCGGCCCAGCCAGCGCAGGGCCGCCCGGGCGACGCGGGCGTACCACGGGGCGGGCGGGACCGCGGCGCGGCCGTCGTGCCGCCCCATCACGTGGGACGCCCGCCCACGGCGGGTGCGCGGTGGGCGGGCGTGGGCACGGGCTCATGGTGCCACGGGTGGGGCCGTGGGCAGCCAGGTGTCGGTGACGCGGATGCCGGACCGACGGTCCGGCGGGTCCGGCGGCCGACGCCGGGCACGGGTGCGACGGGCCGCGGCCGGCGTGCCGGTGCGCTGCTGCGTCGAGCGGCGCAGCAGCGCGGCCTGGTCGCGGCGGTGCGCCTCGTACGTGCTCAGGGGATGCATGTCGTCTCCTCGAGGGCATGACGAGGACACCCCCGGACGGGGTGTGCTCGTGGTGGGTGGGCAGATCCAGGGCACCAGAACCGGTCCCGCCGTGTCACGACATTTCCGGGCGTCGGGACGGCGTGGCAGGATGCCAGGCGTCCATCGGTGGTCGCCGCGCCGCCGCCCGCGCCGCTGGAGGTCCCGTGTCGTCCCGAGAGCCCGTACCCGTCGCCGACGTGGCCGAGGACGACGCGACGTCCCGCCCGGAGCCGGACGAGGTTCCCGCCGCCGACGTGACGCCGACTCCCGACGAGCCGACGGCCGCGGCCGCGGACGTCGCGCTCGTCGAGCGTCCGGCGTGGCGCGAGCGCGCCCGCGGCGCCGCGCGCACCTGGGCGCTGCCCTCGGCCGTCGGTCTGCTGGTCGCCGTCGTCTACACCGTCTACTCCCTGGCGCAGTGGCGCGCGTTCGTCGTGCGGTCGTGGGACCTGGGGATCTTCACGCAGCTCGCGTCGCGCTACGCGAGCCTCGAGACGCCGATCGTCCACATCAAGGGGCCCGAGTACCACCTGCTGGGCGACCACTTCCACCCGCTGCTCGTGCTGCTGGGCCCCGTGTATGCCCTCGCGCCGTCGGCGTTCACGCTGCTCGTGCTGCAGAACGTGCTGTTCGGGCTGGCGGCGGCGGTGGTCACGCGGGCGGCGGTGCCGCTGCTCGGGCGCGTCACGGGGGCGCTCGTCGGGGTGGCGTTCGGGCTGAGCTGGGGGCTGCAGTACGCCGTCGAGGCGCAGTTCCACGAGATCGCGTTCGCCGTGCCGCTGCTGGCGATCGCGTTGTCGGGCGTCCTGCGCGAGCGGTGGCGGGACGCCCTGGTGGCCGGTGCGCTGCTCGCGCTGGTGAAGGAGGACCTGGGGCTGACGACGGCCGTGCTCGGCGGCGTGCTGGCGTGGCGCGCGCGGCGGCTGTCCTATCTGTGGCTGTCGGCGTGGGGTGTCGCGGCGTTCCTCCTGGCGACCCGCGTCGTGCTGCCGCTGCTCAACCCCGACGGGGAGTGGGCGTACGGCTCCCGGCTCGACGTGGGGGCCGCGCTGGCGGACCCGTTGGCGCTGTACGCGCCGGCCAAGGCGTACACGCTGTGGTTGCTGGTGGTCGTCACCGGCGCGATCGCGCTGCGCTCGCCGTTCGTGCTCGTCGCGGCGCCGACGCTGGGCTGGCGCTTCCTGTCGGCCGAGCCCGGCTACTGGGAGCCGACCTGGCACTACAGCGCCGTGCTGCTGCCGATCGCGTTCGTCGCGATGCTCGACGGCGTCGACCGTGCGCGACGCGGTCGGGTGCGCTGGCTGCGGCGCTACTCCCGGTACGCGCCCGTGGTCGGCCTGACGGCCACGCTCATGCTGATGTCGCAGCTGCCGCTGTGGCAGCTGACCAACCCCGGCCAGCACTTCGCAGCGACACGCACGCAGGCGGCGCGGGCCACGCTCGCCGCCGTCCCGGACGGCGCGGTCGTCGAGACGGA contains these protein-coding regions:
- a CDS encoding ATP-grasp domain-containing protein, which codes for MSEPTARLALATCAQLPELDADDLPLRAALHERGVPTDVVVWDDPTVDWSAYSRVLIRSTWDYTDRPTQFSDWTRRVERTSTLLNPADVVAWNIDKTYLRDLEQRGIPIVPTIWLDPERNLDARAIHTRFPAFGDFVIKPTVSAGSRDTGRYDAGETPSRSLAITHAKNLLAVGRRVMLQRYLTQVDTQGESALVYVDGEFSHAVRKEPLLEGPYRAGETEGVMFRERVLAAGEPTERERALGDLVVAELGKVFPDRAPLLYTRVDLIPDDEGQPVVLEVELAEPALFFEPSPGAVERFADAVVARL
- the orn gene encoding oligoribonuclease, whose translation is MTSTADDAPTTSPAPAHGAHASNDRIVWVDCEMTGLDLVHDALVEVAAVVTDSELNVLGDGVDVVIAPPAEALAQMNDFVRSMHTTSGLLPELEHGVTLEEAEAQVLEYVRTWVPDVGKAPLAGNSVGTDKAFLDRHMPGLVGHLHYRIIDVSSIKELARRWYPRVYFAAPEKNGGHRALADILESIDELRYYRAALLPAAPGPDSAHARRVAAQVAATSVKRGLLPGA
- a CDS encoding DUF2079 domain-containing protein translates to MSSREPVPVADVAEDDATSRPEPDEVPAADVTPTPDEPTAAAADVALVERPAWRERARGAARTWALPSAVGLLVAVVYTVYSLAQWRAFVVRSWDLGIFTQLASRYASLETPIVHIKGPEYHLLGDHFHPLLVLLGPVYALAPSAFTLLVLQNVLFGLAAAVVTRAAVPLLGRVTGALVGVAFGLSWGLQYAVEAQFHEIAFAVPLLAIALSGVLRERWRDALVAGALLALVKEDLGLTTAVLGGVLAWRARRLSYLWLSAWGVAAFLLATRVVLPLLNPDGEWAYGSRLDVGAALADPLALYAPAKAYTLWLLVVVTGAIALRSPFVLVAAPTLGWRFLSAEPGYWEPTWHYSAVLLPIAFVAMLDGVDRARRGRVRWLRRYSRYAPVVGLTATLMLMSQLPLWQLTNPGQHFAATRTQAARATLAAVPDGAVVETDVGLMSYLVDRTDVYYLGNQNPVPEYLLIDRYSGGTPAEWGDVLQVAQLLHPGVPFEVVHVQDGYELARHTG
- a CDS encoding ABC transporter ATP-binding protein, which encodes MTRSAPAVPGAAGVEDAAAIRFEAVRKEYAGAVAVDDLTLAVRAHELLVLVGPSGCGKSTTLRMANRLVEPTSGRIVLGDEDVTDVDPVALRRRIGYVIQNVGLFPHRTVAQNVGTVPGLLGWDRRRTRARVLELLELVGLDPDRYARRWPHELSGGERQRVGVARALATDPPVLLMDEPFGAVDPVGRARLQQEFARLQRELGTTVMMVTHDVDEAVRMADRVVVLSRGARVEQLAHPLEVVARPASDQVADLVGRGRTARLLALGRLEPEDLEPRHDAPARAATPGDGAPGDAAPGDGAPGDGAPGDAAPGDGAPRGGAVRLGAELGDVVEALTAVAAGHDGARLAVLDDAGRPVGTATGDSVVRALRRLTAAGRGTD